The genomic DNA CCGCGCAACCGCACCCGCACGCTCCCGCGAGGATCAGGCGGCAGGTTTCGTGGCCACGGTAAGCAAGCTCTGGCCGATCGGCGGTTCCACGATCGACTCTATCCGTTGCAAGATCGGGATCACCAACTGATCGTAGACCGTCACCGAGCCCGTGCCCCAACCGCGCCACTTGAAGATGCGGCCCATGAGGAACCAGGTAGCGATACCAGCCGAATTCAGATAACGAAGCTTTTCGACCTGGAACCCGGCATCCTGCAGTAGCTGCCGCAGCGGCCGCTTTGCGTAACGGCGGTAGTGCCCAAACGCCTCGTCGAGCGACCCGTAGATCCATTGCAACGCCGGCACCATCAAGTAGAGGCGTCCCCCGGGCCGTAGCAGGCGGTGCATCTCGCGAACGGCCGAGCGATCGTCGCGAATGTGCTCGAGGACGTTCACGCAGACGATCGAGTCAAAGGACGCACTGCGTTGCTGTACAGCAAAGGCTTCGAATGATTGAGCTACGATGTCGGTCTTGACCCTGTCCCCGTTGCCGGTTTCGACCGTCTCACGCAAGCGCTCCAACAGATTCGTCGAGGGTTCGAGACACACCATTGCGTCCGGTGAGTGACGACGCAGACGCCGCGTGAGGTTCCCGGTCCCGGCCCCCACCTCGAGGCACGTCCCGAGTCGTTCCAGCTCGAACTCCGCAAGGATCCACTCGTAGTAGCGGTCGGCCGTCGCGAGCGCCTCCAACTCGGCGCCGTCGTAATGGAGGGGCTGTGCAGGTGCCATCGGACGCGCATCGTATCGCGTGACGAGCCCAGCGGCTAGCGCCGGCGTCGTACCGCGATCGCGCACAATCCCAGCAGGGCCCACAGATGCCGCGCCTCCTCGGAGGCGGCGAAAAGCCCGTGGAACAGCAGCCCACCAGCCAGTCCAGCGAGCAGCGCTTGCCGGAGCCGCGCGGCCACGTCGTCCGCAGTGGCGTCTGCCGGGCCCCTGCGTACCAGGGGCGCGATAATCGACGCAAGGAGCGCGACGAATGCGCCGAGCCCAATGACACCAGACTGTCCGGCGACACTTAGCCAGACGTCGTGTGCTTCCATTCGATGCGGCTCGACCGGCCCTTGGACCTGGGCAAGGCTTGACGCCGGCACGAAGGCTCGCGGGTCTGTCGTGACCGCCGGGTACTCGCCGTAGCCGATGCCGGTCCACGGATGCTCCCGAAACGTCTGCAAAGCCCCACTCCAAATGGACGGCCGCGGACCGTCCCACAGACGAAGTTCGCGTTCGCCAAGCGCGATTCCGCCACTACCCGGCGGACCGATAGTCGCGATTGTGGCGGTCGTGAGAACGAGCGTCGCGAGTATCGTGGCCGTAAACAGCCCAATCCGAAGCGGTCTCCGGAATCGCAACGGTAACCACAGGCGATGCGCGATGGATAGACCGATCGCGATCCCGGCAAATCCCGTTGACAGCGTTGACAAGCCTACCAACGCCGCGCCCGCGGCCACGCAGACTCTCGCAGCGACGCGCCAGCGCGCCAGCGCAACGAGCGCAACCGGTGTCGCGATGGCGAGGTAGTTCGCGAGCATATTGGGGTGGACCGAGCACAGAGCCAGGCGCGGGTACGGGCCTGGTTTGAGGGCGCCGTAGCCGAGCATCAGGTTGGATCGGACCCAATCGGGCACGATCCAAAACCCGACGAGTCCAACGATGCCCAAGACCACCGTCAACGCAACCCCAAGAAGCCACGCTCTGAGCAGCCAGTGCACATCCTTGGTGGATTGGACCAGCATGGGGCTGAGCGGCACGAGGAAGATGAGCGCGGCGTATGCAGCCAGCTTCCCGACATTTCGCAGTTGCAGGCCGGGACCCAGCAGCACTGACAGCAATTGCGCGCAAACGAACGCGGCAGCCAATGCCGTCAGCGCTGGATCGGGGCAACGTCTGATGCGACCACGGATCCAGTCGACGGTTGCCGTCAAGTAAAGGGCGACTAGCAGTACATCTGAGATCTGAACCGGAAATCCGAGAAGCGTGCCTAGCGGCGGTCGCGCGAATGGCAAACTTGCGACGAACAAGCAATAGGCAACCAGCGATGGATTGGTACGC from Deltaproteobacteria bacterium includes the following:
- a CDS encoding class I SAM-dependent methyltransferase: MAPAQPLHYDGAELEALATADRYYEWILAEFELERLGTCLEVGAGTGNLTRRLRRHSPDAMVCLEPSTNLLERLRETVETGNGDRVKTDIVAQSFEAFAVQQRSASFDSIVCVNVLEHIRDDRSAVREMHRLLRPGGRLYLMVPALQWIYGSLDEAFGHYRRYAKRPLRQLLQDAGFQVEKLRYLNSAGIATWFLMGRIFKWRGWGTGSVTVYDQLVIPILQRIESIVEPPIGQSLLTVATKPAA